Within the Flavobacterium sp. 9R genome, the region CTATAGAACAAATAGGAGAGAAAGTTTATGAAGAGACTTCGTCTGTTTTAGATAGCAAAACTATTGTAGAAAAGTTTAGTTACATTTTTGAATGGTTAAAGTTGTTTGATATAAATATTATCGTAATACTTGTTGTTATGATTCTGGTGGCTACTATTAATATGGTGGTCGCGTTATTAGTGCTTATACTTGAACGTACTCAAATGATAGGGATATTAAAGGCTTTAGGAGCGGATAATTGGTCCATTCGAAAAATATTCCTTTACAATGCTTTCTATTTAGTTGCAAGAGGTTTGTTTTGGGGGAATCTTATCGGGATAGCTATTTTATTGTTTCAATATTATTTTGGTATTATCAAATTAAACCCAGAGAACTATTATGTTAATGAAGCGCCAGTCTATTTTAATTTAGTATATATCGTAGTATTAAATCTAATGACTGTTTTGGTTTGTTTTCTGGTTTTACTAATTCCTTCCTACATAATAACTCGTATATCACCTGTTCGAGCTATTCGTTACGATTGATTTTTGGCATTCTCCTTAATATATAGGAGTTTTTGGTTTTATTAGATATTGGTTCTACTATATATAAGGAGCCGGGCTATACGTTACAAGTCCTCGACTAGTTTCGTTAGCACTACACTAGTCTGTGGGCTTTTCACTACTATCCCTAACGCATTTATTGCTTATCTGTCATTATGTATCTGTTTTTGGGCTTCAATTTTACAAAATTGCCAACATATCAAATCACTTTTATAGAAATTATCAAAAAAGTAGATTTTAAACTTCACGTTATTAGTACATTAAAAAATAAATCAAAAAAAGGTTTGCAAAAGGCTTGTTTAAACGAAAAAAGGTGCTACTTTTGCACCCGCAACAACGCAGACGTTCATTTAAATACTGGCAGGTTATTGAGATATTCGGGATTAGTTTTCTGAAAAAAAAATATCAAAAAAAGCTTGTGAGAAATAAAAACGTTGCTTACCTTTGCACCCCGTAAAATACGGAAAGTTCCTTGAAAAATTGATAAGAGAATGAGATTTAAATTGAGATAAAAATTTTCAAAAAAAGTTTCAAATTTTCTTGCCAGTTAAAAAAAGAATTACTACTTTTGCACCCGCTTTGAGAAACAACGAAAGGCGGAAAAACAAAGAAGAATACGTTCCTAGACATATTGAATTGACAGCCGTTTCGATGCAAATCGAAACAAAGAAATAAGAACGACCTTAAGGTGGTTATTGCGGCGGGGCTCACCTCTTCCCATTCCGAACAGAGAAGTTAAGCCCGCCTGCGCAGATGGTACTGCAATTTGTGGGAGAGTATGTCGCCGCCTTTCTTTATTAAAAAACCCTTCATCTAAAATGAAGGGTTTTTTTTTGCCCTTTTTTTTAAAACAGTAAACTATTTTAATGAAAATAATGGAGGTAAAGGATTTTAGTTTATCTTACTAATGTTTTTTATCATTGACTTAAAGAATGTGTTTATGGATTTATTTGACGATCGTAATTGGTCTATTTTGTTAGAACCATTAATATTCAGTTATAAAGGGAAAACACATCCTCTGCATTATAAGAATAGCTACCAACTTATTGTTATGGTTATTCTTGCTGCTCAAGATTCTGATGAAAACGTTAATCGATTAACTATTCCTTTTTTTGAAAAGTATCCTAATTGGTTCTCTTTAATGTCTATTAATGCTTCCGATTTGTATCCACTTTTGGATTCTATTACTAATTTTAAGAATAAAGCAAATTGGATTATTGATTTAGCAAAACAATTTGATGATAAAGAATTGCCAACAACAATATTGGGTTTTACTCGATATAGGGGGATTGGTAGGAAATCAGCTCATGTAATTCTAAAGGAATTAGGGTATAATCCTAATGGCATTATGGTTGATTTGCATGTCTTGAGGGTTGCTCCAAGATTGGGTATTGTACCTGATTTTAAAGATGCGGATAAAATGGAACAACAGTTACTTTCGAAATTAGATTCTTCGACTTGGTTAGAAATTGGTATGGCTATTTCTTTTCATGGGAGATTGATTTGTAGACCCATTCCGAATTGTAAGTCTTGTCAAATTAATACAATTTGTGATTATTTTATAAATGAGGGGAAAGTGTAATGTCTTAGATAATCACATAAAATATAAAAGCCAATAAGTACTATTGGCTTTTATTTTGAATTGTTTATTCAGTTTCCTTATCTTCTGTTTCTTCTAAATCTTGTGTTTCTCTTCCAACTTTAATTTTTGGATTATCTTTATTACCAGTAACGGTTATTGGTATTCCAAAAAGACCAAAAGGAGGTAATCCTAATCTCATTTTTAAATTTAGTCGACCATCCAAACTTGTAGTTCCTTCTATTCTTGGTCTAAAACCTGCGAATTTGAATTTGAAACGTTCAATGGTCATTATGTTATTTTTAATCGAACTTTTAATGTCAACTTTAGATAGTTCAGGATTCTTCATTTTATCGTGATTGGTTTGGCTTCCAACCACATTGAACATTTTCATTCCATAGAGTTTAATGTCTTTGATAGATAAAACTCCATTTCCTACTAAAGATGGGAAAACGGGTTCCATACTTGCGTTTAAACGGCCTTTAAGTTTGTAATCTAAAGAAACTATTCCTTGGGCTTTTTCAGCAGCGCTTGCCATCTCACGGAAAATTTTAACTTCTTTATAGGCTCTTTTTATATCAAAGTCTGTAGCCTTGATTTGGTATTCAAACAAAGCTTTTTTACTTGTTAAGCTTTCGTATAAAGCGTTCATTCCAACTTGACATCCAATCAGGTTGAAATTAGTGTTTTGAAGGTATAATTTACCGTTTTTCATTTTCAGATTACCATTAGCTTTAGTAAGATGTAATTCTTGAAAATCTACTTTTTGAGCAATGGCTTTGAATTGTAGATCAAGATTTTTTGGGATAATTATAACTCCTGTACTAGTTGTTGTTTTATTAGGAGTTTCTTTGGTAGAATTTGTAGCCGCAGTATTGGTTTCTACTGAGTTCATAAACTCATCCGCATTAATATATTTTGACTGTAAGGTAAAAGCACCTTTTAGTGTTCCTTTTCTTGGACTTAAAAAATTGAAAACATTTTTTAGATAACCATTCAATTTGAAATCAGATTCACTGTAACTAGCCAAAAAAGTGTTGAAAGACATTTTGTCTTGATTGAATTTAAAAATGCCTTCTTTGATTAAAAGCTTTTTTGGAAGATATGATGATGCTATCGCTATATTTCTAACTTCTAGTGTTCCTTTATTATTCAATTTGTTATAGTTGCCTTTTTCAGCATCACTTTGTTTTCCTTTAAGAGCCAAGTCAGTTTTGATGTAGCCATCAACATCTAATCCTTTTTGAGAAAAGACTTTGTATATTTTGCTGATGTTTAAAACACCTTTTGCCTTTACATCGTAAGTCAAATCTTTGAAATTTTCTAAGTTCGCTTCAACTGTAAAGGCTTCTTGTTCAAAAGTAAAACTTGCGGGTTGTAGCCTAACTTTTAAATCATCGATAGAACCTTTTTTATTTTTTATGGTAGCATTGCAATTGATGTTGGTGATTGGATTTGGATAATATTCCGTTTGAATAAAACCATTTTTAAGATCAATAGTAATATCAGCTATAGGAAAACTGTTGGTTTTTGCATTATACGTTCCATTCATTGTTCCTTTTCCAGTCAAAAGCCCTTTTACGGTTAGATTTGGAATCCCTAATGCATTATTTAGTTTTTCTAAATCAATAAAGCTGAACAATTCTCCATTCAGTTCAATATTTTCAACACCTTTGGAATGCCATTTTGCTTTTAAATATTCTTTTTCAATATTTAAAGAAATACCATTTACATCCAATAGTAATTGATTTGGGTCAAGAGATTGTAATTTTGCGCTAAAATCTAAATTTAGATTAGAAACAGGAAATTTACTTTTATTGTAATTGACAAAACCGTCTTTTATTTTTAAATCTAAATGTAAGTCAGGTGCTATTTTTTGAGAAGCAATGTATTTTCCTTTTAGGGTTAAAAGCAGGTCGGTTTTTCCTTTGATTTCTGTTTTCTCTAGCCAAGTGATGAATTTAGGTGGAAAAGCATTTATCAAATCATAGAGTTCGCTATCTTTCGATTTAATGTTAAAATCAATATTATATCCGTCTTTTAGGAAATCAAATTTGCCTTTGAAATCCACTAATAATTTGTTTATGTTCAGATTGTTTTCTTCAAAAACAAAAGACAAAGAGTTTACATTAACCTTCGTAATTAAATCACCTTCTACTTTTTTATTCATCAAATACGGTTCGTTTTCGTAGATGAAGTTCATTTTGGAAATGTTAATGTTAGAATATAAATCAAAAACATCTGATGTTAAATCTCCTTTTCCGGTGTAATTAAAGTCAAATAAGTCAAGATGAATCGCCGTTGATTGGTCGTCATAAACTACTTTACTGTTTACGATTTCGATTTTTTCAAGTTGTAAAGCGGTACTGCTTTCTTCTTCATTTTCTTTAGGGGTTTCCTCGCTTCCTTTGTACACATTGTAATTGGCTTGACCATTTTTGTCAACCTTTACATTGATGTTTCCTTCGGTTACAATAATTTGGTCAATATCTATGGCTTTACCAAAAACTAAACTCGATACATCGATACCAAAAGCAATTTCTTTGGCAGATACAAATTTTTCTTTTTCAAAAGGGATGGAACCATTTAAATTGACATCGTTTAAAGTCAACGTCAATGATGGGAAATGTTTAAAAAACGATAGATTAGCGTCTCCGTAATTAAGTTCTCCTTCTAGTTTGGTATTGGCATATTTTTTTACTTCTTCTTTTATTGTATCAGAAAAAATAATGGGTGTAAGGAACATTACAACCAAAATACTACCGAATGCTATTCCTAAATATTTTACTGTTTTTAAGAAGATGTTTTTTTTATCTATCGCCATTTTAAGTAAAGTGTATGTTATTTATCCGTGTACAGTTTCTGATTTTCCATAATTTCCAATAATGGAACTTTCAAAATCTATCCATTCTTGCCAACGTTTGTCTACATCTGTTTTTTCTGTATATTGTCTGGCAAACTTCAAAAATGTTGTATAATGCCCCGCCTCACTTACCATTAAATCGTAATAGAATTTTGCAAGTTCTGGGTCTTTTATGTTTTGTGAAAGTACTCTAAAGCGTTCACAACTTCTGGCTTCAATCATAGCTGCAAACAATAATCTTTCTACTAAGGCGTCATTTCTGCTTCCGTCTTTTTTAGCAAATTTGACCAAATCATTCACGTAATTATCTTTTCTTTCTCTTCCTAAGGTTAGCCCTTTTTCTTTAATAATGTTGTGAACCATTTGAAAATGTTCCATTTCTTCTAAAGCAATTCTGGTCATTTCTGTCACTAATTCTTCTTTTTCTGAATTATTGATGATAATATATATGGCATTTGAAGCCGCTTTTTGTTCGCACCAAGCATGATCGGTAAGAATCTCTTCAATATTTGATTCTACGATATTAACCCATCGTGGGTCAGTAGCTAATTTTAATCCTAACATGATATTATTCAATTTATTGACTACAAATTTAGCTTTTTAGTTTTGATTTTTCTTTCAAAAAGCTAGAATCAGAATGAAATAGTATTATTTTGTACCCACAATTGATTTGATATGAAAAAACTATTGGTAATTGGTTATGTTTGGCCAGAGCCCAATTCTTCGGCTGCGGGAAGTAGAATGATGCAACTCATTGGTTTGTTTCAAAAGCAAGGATATGAAGTTACTTTTGCTAGTGCTGCACAGGATAGTGATTTTATGGTTGATTTGCTGGAATTCGGTATTCATAAAGTTGCTATAAAGCTAAATGATTCTAGTTTTGATGAATTTGTCAAAGCACTGCAACCCAATGTGGTTTTGTTTGATCGATTTATGATTGAAGAACAGTTTGGGTGGAGAGTAATTGAGAATTGCTCTAATGCTATTCGAATTTTAGATACAGAAGATTTACATTGTTTGCGAATAGCGCGACAAAAGGCATTTAAGCAAAATCGACCATTTTCCATCAATGATTTGCTAGTTGAAGATGTTGCAAAGCGAGAGATTGCTAGTATTTTGAGATGTGATTTGATTTTAATGATATCCGAATTTGAGATGGATCTTCTGCAGACTGTTTTTAAAATCGATTTCTCGTTATTGTTTTATTTGCCAATTCTTTTGGACGGATTCGAAGCTTCTTTTGAGAAAAAATTACCTTCTTTTGAAGAGCGAGAAGGTTTTGTCTTTATTGGAAACTTTCTTCATGAGCCCAATTGGAATGCCGTTCAATATTTGAAAGAGGCGATTTGGCCTAAAATACTTCAAAAATTACCGAACGCAACTTTAAAAATTTACGGAGCATATCCTTCTCAAAAAGTGCTACAATTGCATCATCCTAAAACAAATTTTTTTATTATGGGACGTGCGGAAGACGCTCAGAAAGTTGTTCAACAATCAAAAGTAGTTTTGGCTCCTTTGCGTTTTGGTGCGGGTATAAAAGGTAAATTATTGGAAGCAATGCAAACGGGTACGCCTAGCGTAACCACTACTATTGGTGCAGAATCTATGCAGGGAGATTTGCCTTGGAATGGCTATGTTATTGATGCTGTTGAAGAGTTTGTAGATGCAGCAGTGCAATTGTATACAGATAAATCCAGCTGGCTTACATCACAACAAAATGGGTTTTCTATTTTGAAAAAAAGATATCAAAAGGATCTTTTTGAAAGTATTTTTGTAGAACGCTTACAGTATTTGTTCTCTACAATTGAGGAACATCGTCGGAATAATTTTTACGGTGCGCTTTTGCAACATCATACGCTTGCAAGTACAAAATACATGTCCAAGTGGATTGAAGCCAAGAATAAGTAAAAAAAAATCCCGTTTTGAAAGTTCAAAACG harbors:
- the nth gene encoding endonuclease III, producing the protein MDLFDDRNWSILLEPLIFSYKGKTHPLHYKNSYQLIVMVILAAQDSDENVNRLTIPFFEKYPNWFSLMSINASDLYPLLDSITNFKNKANWIIDLAKQFDDKELPTTILGFTRYRGIGRKSAHVILKELGYNPNGIMVDLHVLRVAPRLGIVPDFKDADKMEQQLLSKLDSSTWLEIGMAISFHGRLICRPIPNCKSCQINTICDYFINEGKV
- a CDS encoding AsmA-like C-terminal region-containing protein; this translates as MAIDKKNIFLKTVKYLGIAFGSILVVMFLTPIIFSDTIKEEVKKYANTKLEGELNYGDANLSFFKHFPSLTLTLNDVNLNGSIPFEKEKFVSAKEIAFGIDVSSLVFGKAIDIDQIIVTEGNINVKVDKNGQANYNVYKGSEETPKENEEESSTALQLEKIEIVNSKVVYDDQSTAIHLDLFDFNYTGKGDLTSDVFDLYSNINISKMNFIYENEPYLMNKKVEGDLITKVNVNSLSFVFEENNLNINKLLVDFKGKFDFLKDGYNIDFNIKSKDSELYDLINAFPPKFITWLEKTEIKGKTDLLLTLKGKYIASQKIAPDLHLDLKIKDGFVNYNKSKFPVSNLNLDFSAKLQSLDPNQLLLDVNGISLNIEKEYLKAKWHSKGVENIELNGELFSFIDLEKLNNALGIPNLTVKGLLTGKGTMNGTYNAKTNSFPIADITIDLKNGFIQTEYYPNPITNINCNATIKNKKGSIDDLKVRLQPASFTFEQEAFTVEANLENFKDLTYDVKAKGVLNISKIYKVFSQKGLDVDGYIKTDLALKGKQSDAEKGNYNKLNNKGTLEVRNIAIASSYLPKKLLIKEGIFKFNQDKMSFNTFLASYSESDFKLNGYLKNVFNFLSPRKGTLKGAFTLQSKYINADEFMNSVETNTAATNSTKETPNKTTTSTGVIIIPKNLDLQFKAIAQKVDFQELHLTKANGNLKMKNGKLYLQNTNFNLIGCQVGMNALYESLTSKKALFEYQIKATDFDIKRAYKEVKIFREMASAAEKAQGIVSLDYKLKGRLNASMEPVFPSLVGNGVLSIKDIKLYGMKMFNVVGSQTNHDKMKNPELSKVDIKSSIKNNIMTIERFKFKFAGFRPRIEGTTSLDGRLNLKMRLGLPPFGLFGIPITVTGNKDNPKIKVGRETQDLEETEDKETE
- a CDS encoding tRNA-(ms[2]io[6]A)-hydroxylase: MLGLKLATDPRWVNIVESNIEEILTDHAWCEQKAASNAIYIIINNSEKEELVTEMTRIALEEMEHFQMVHNIIKEKGLTLGRERKDNYVNDLVKFAKKDGSRNDALVERLLFAAMIEARSCERFRVLSQNIKDPELAKFYYDLMVSEAGHYTTFLKFARQYTEKTDVDKRWQEWIDFESSIIGNYGKSETVHG
- a CDS encoding glycosyltransferase family 4 protein, which produces MKKLLVIGYVWPEPNSSAAGSRMMQLIGLFQKQGYEVTFASAAQDSDFMVDLLEFGIHKVAIKLNDSSFDEFVKALQPNVVLFDRFMIEEQFGWRVIENCSNAIRILDTEDLHCLRIARQKAFKQNRPFSINDLLVEDVAKREIASILRCDLILMISEFEMDLLQTVFKIDFSLLFYLPILLDGFEASFEKKLPSFEEREGFVFIGNFLHEPNWNAVQYLKEAIWPKILQKLPNATLKIYGAYPSQKVLQLHHPKTNFFIMGRAEDAQKVVQQSKVVLAPLRFGAGIKGKLLEAMQTGTPSVTTTIGAESMQGDLPWNGYVIDAVEEFVDAAVQLYTDKSSWLTSQQNGFSILKKRYQKDLFESIFVERLQYLFSTIEEHRRNNFYGALLQHHTLASTKYMSKWIEAKNK